One Pantoea eucalypti genomic region harbors:
- a CDS encoding valine--pyruvate transaminase, producing the protein MSFSQFGDKFTQHSGISRLMEDMGAGLRTPGTIMLGGGNPAQIPAMNDYFQQLLQQMHEEGKLSEALCNYDGPRGKATLLASLAELLREQLGWPITAENIALTNGSQSAFFYLFNLYAGRRADGSKKRVLFPLAPEYLGYADAGLEEALFVSAKPNIELLPEGQFKYHVDFEHLPMNDEVGLICVSRPTNPTGNVITDDELMQLDALAQQHDVPLLIDNAYGVPFPGIIFSEVRPLWNPNIILCMSLSKLGLPGARCGIIIADEKTITALSNMNGIISLAPGSIGPAIANEMIRRGDLLRLSEEVIKPFYQQKVQQTIAILRRYLPEDRCLIHKPEGAIFLWLWFRDLPITTELLYQRLKARGVLMVPGHFFFPGLEQAWPHTHQCMRMNYVPDAENIERAVQILAEEVEIAWRDS; encoded by the coding sequence ATGTCCTTTTCTCAGTTCGGCGACAAATTTACCCAACATTCCGGCATCTCACGTCTGATGGAAGATATGGGCGCGGGCCTCCGCACGCCCGGCACCATCATGCTGGGTGGCGGCAATCCGGCGCAAATTCCGGCCATGAACGACTACTTTCAGCAACTGCTGCAGCAGATGCACGAGGAAGGCAAACTCAGCGAAGCGCTGTGCAATTATGACGGTCCGCGTGGCAAAGCGACGCTGCTGGCGTCACTGGCTGAATTGCTGCGTGAACAGCTTGGCTGGCCGATCACCGCAGAGAATATCGCACTGACCAACGGCAGTCAGAGCGCTTTCTTCTATCTGTTTAACCTGTATGCCGGTCGCCGGGCCGATGGCAGCAAGAAGCGAGTGCTGTTCCCGCTGGCGCCTGAGTATCTTGGCTATGCGGATGCCGGTCTGGAAGAGGCGCTGTTTGTCTCGGCGAAGCCGAACATTGAGCTGCTGCCGGAAGGCCAGTTTAAATATCATGTCGATTTCGAGCATCTGCCGATGAACGATGAGGTCGGGCTGATCTGCGTCTCGCGCCCGACAAATCCTACCGGTAATGTGATCACTGATGATGAGCTGATGCAGCTCGATGCGCTGGCACAGCAGCATGACGTGCCGCTGCTGATCGACAATGCCTATGGTGTGCCGTTCCCCGGCATCATCTTCAGCGAGGTGCGCCCGCTGTGGAACCCCAACATCATTCTCTGCATGAGTCTGTCGAAGCTCGGCCTGCCGGGTGCGCGTTGCGGCATTATTATTGCTGACGAGAAGACGATTACTGCACTGAGCAACATGAACGGCATTATCAGTCTGGCACCAGGCAGTATCGGTCCGGCCATCGCCAATGAGATGATTCGTCGCGGCGATCTGTTGCGGCTCTCCGAAGAGGTGATCAAGCCGTTCTACCAGCAGAAGGTGCAGCAGACCATCGCGATCCTGCGGCGCTATCTGCCGGAAGATCGCTGCCTGATCCACAAGCCGGAAGGGGCCATTTTCCTCTGGCTCTGGTTCCGCGATCTGCCGATCACCACTGAATTGCTTTATCAGCGGCTTAAAGCGCGCGGCGTGCTGATGGTGCCAGGCCACTTCTTCTTCCCGGGGCTGGAGCAGGCGTGGCCACACACCCATCAATGTATGCGGATGAACTACGTGCCGGATGCAGAGAACATCGAGCGGGCAGTGCAGATTCTGGCGGAAGAGGTTGAGATCGCCTGGCGCGACAGCTAA
- the ghrB gene encoding glyoxylate/hydroxypyruvate reductase GhrB yields the protein MKPAVILYKKLPDDLYARLAEQCDVTEISDLSPESQQKYAADFQQAEGLLGSGGKVNGELLAKMPNLRVCSSVSVGYDNFDVDALNQRNVVLMHTPTVLTETVADTMMALVLSTARRVPELDAWVKAGNWQKSIGPAQFGIDVHHKTLGILGMGRIGMALAQRAHFGFGMKILYNARREHEEAQSRFGAQRCEREALLKQSDFVCISLPLTEETHHLIGAAELDLMKPDAVLINAGRGPVVDEKALIAALQAGKLHAAGLDVFEQEPVSADSPLLSLPNVVTLPHIGSATHETRYGMMQDAVENLIAALGGSVEKNCVNPQALK from the coding sequence ATGAAACCCGCTGTAATTCTTTATAAAAAACTGCCTGACGATCTTTATGCCCGCCTGGCTGAACAGTGTGACGTGACGGAAATCAGCGATCTCTCACCAGAGAGCCAGCAGAAGTATGCTGCGGATTTCCAGCAGGCAGAAGGTCTGCTGGGATCGGGCGGTAAAGTGAATGGCGAGCTGCTGGCGAAAATGCCCAATCTTCGCGTCTGCTCCAGCGTCTCTGTGGGCTACGACAATTTTGATGTAGACGCCCTGAATCAGCGTAATGTGGTGCTGATGCACACGCCGACCGTGCTGACCGAAACCGTGGCAGACACCATGATGGCGCTGGTGCTGAGCACGGCGCGCCGGGTGCCGGAACTGGATGCCTGGGTTAAAGCGGGTAACTGGCAGAAGAGCATCGGACCGGCGCAGTTCGGCATCGACGTACACCATAAAACGCTGGGTATTCTCGGCATGGGACGTATCGGGATGGCGCTTGCGCAGCGGGCGCACTTTGGTTTTGGCATGAAAATCCTCTATAACGCCCGCCGTGAGCATGAGGAGGCACAGTCACGCTTTGGCGCACAGCGCTGTGAACGGGAAGCGCTGCTGAAGCAGAGTGATTTCGTCTGCATTAGCCTGCCGCTGACTGAAGAGACACACCATCTGATTGGGGCCGCCGAGCTGGACCTGATGAAACCGGATGCGGTGCTGATCAACGCCGGGCGCGGACCGGTGGTGGATGAGAAGGCGCTGATCGCTGCCTTGCAGGCAGGCAAACTGCATGCCGCCGGACTGGATGTGTTTGAGCAGGAGCCGGTCTCTGCCGACTCCCCACTGCTGTCATTGCCCAATGTGGTGACGCTGCCGCACATCGGTTCTGCGACACACGAAACCCGTTACGGCATGATGCAGGATGCGGTAGAAAATCTCATCGCCGCACTTGGCGGAAGCGTCGAGAAGAACTGCGTTAACCCGCAGGCACTGAAGTAA
- a CDS encoding MFS transporter → MKKQTIAPKRWWFIMPIVFITYSLAYLDRANFSFASAAGINDDLGITKGMSSLLGALFFLGYFFFQIPGAIYAERRSVKKLIFVCLILWGGCASLTGVVSNIPMLAAIRFVLGVVEAAVMPAMLIYISNWFTKSERSRANTFLILGNPVTVLWMSVVSGYLIESFGWREMFIIEGIPAVIWAIAWWFLVQDKPAQARWMSDAEKAALQAELQKEQENIKAVRNYGEAFRNRNVIILCLQYFAWSIGVYGFVLWLPSILRNGTQMGMVEAGWLSAVPYLAATIAMVIVSWASDKTQNRKLFVWPLLLIGALAFLGSYLVGSNHFWMSYTLLVIAGAAMYAPYGPFFAIIPEMLPRNVAGGAMALINSMGALGSFIGSWIVGYLNGATGSPSASYIFMGSALLVSVWLTLIVKPAQNKAPPLQGAKPA, encoded by the coding sequence ATGAAAAAGCAGACAATCGCGCCAAAACGCTGGTGGTTCATCATGCCCATCGTGTTTATCACCTACAGCCTGGCGTATCTTGATCGTGCAAATTTTAGCTTCGCTTCTGCTGCCGGGATTAATGACGATCTCGGCATCACCAAAGGCATGTCCTCGCTGCTGGGTGCGCTGTTCTTCCTGGGTTACTTCTTCTTCCAGATCCCGGGTGCGATTTACGCCGAACGCCGCAGCGTCAAAAAACTGATCTTCGTTTGCCTGATTCTGTGGGGCGGCTGCGCCTCGCTGACCGGCGTGGTCAGCAACATTCCGATGCTGGCAGCCATTCGCTTTGTTCTGGGCGTGGTGGAAGCTGCGGTAATGCCTGCGATGCTGATTTATATCAGCAACTGGTTTACCAAATCGGAGCGTTCGCGCGCCAACACCTTCCTGATCCTGGGGAATCCCGTCACGGTGCTGTGGATGTCGGTGGTGTCGGGCTATCTGATCGAATCCTTTGGCTGGCGTGAGATGTTTATCATCGAAGGGATTCCTGCGGTGATCTGGGCGATCGCCTGGTGGTTCCTGGTGCAGGATAAACCCGCACAGGCGCGCTGGATGAGCGATGCCGAGAAAGCGGCGTTGCAGGCTGAACTGCAGAAAGAGCAGGAAAACATCAAAGCGGTGCGCAACTACGGTGAAGCGTTCCGTAACCGCAACGTGATCATTCTCTGTCTGCAATATTTTGCCTGGAGCATCGGCGTGTATGGCTTTGTGCTGTGGCTGCCGTCGATTCTGCGTAACGGCACGCAGATGGGCATGGTCGAAGCGGGCTGGTTGTCAGCGGTGCCTTATCTGGCGGCGACCATTGCGATGGTGATTGTCTCCTGGGCGTCTGACAAAACCCAGAACCGCAAGCTGTTCGTCTGGCCACTGCTGCTGATCGGTGCGCTGGCTTTCCTCGGCTCGTACCTGGTGGGATCTAACCACTTCTGGATGTCCTACACCCTGTTGGTGATTGCCGGTGCCGCGATGTATGCGCCTTACGGACCGTTCTTTGCCATCATCCCTGAAATGCTGCCGCGTAATGTTGCCGGTGGTGCAATGGCGTTGATCAACAGCATGGGTGCGCTGGGATCGTTTATCGGTTCATGGATTGTCGGCTATCTTAATGGAGCAACCGGCAGCCCATCCGCCTCCTACATCTTTATGGGATCGGCCCTGCTGGTTTCGGTGTGGCTGACGCTGATTGTGAAGCCGGCGCAGAATAAAGCGCCACCGCTGCAGGGGGCGAAACCGGCCTGA